From a region of the Parus major isolate Abel chromosome 6, Parus_major1.1, whole genome shotgun sequence genome:
- the LOC107206616 gene encoding homeobox protein vent1-like, whose product MNRTEIPSAETKPHGARPHICCAPPPRAPTSLGSPTLLVRAKPRRGSPGAGRPADSEPCAEERSGADPRDITDPCPSEPAPDGGWLSADESSGYESESAGGERGGGRGRQRRARTAFTSEQVCRLEKTFQRHKYLGATERRKLAAALQLSEIQIKTWFQNRRMKLKRQIQDHQHSLVSPVPVLSYPGTSPALFQDGLHYPFAAQHQRLLPFTPMPAVQFSFSFPRYDAPQSTYHFMANELPYYHQHLLPHPSFHPVMQNKMDRQYHPVYAL is encoded by the exons ATGAATCGGACCGAGATCCCTTCGGCAGAGACCAAGCCCCACGGGGCCAGGCCCCACATCTGCTGTGCGCCCCCTCCCCGCGCccccacctctctgggcagtccCACGCTCCTGGTCAGAGCCAAGCCCCGacggggcagccccggggcgGGCCGGCCCGCCGACAGCGAGCCCTGCGCGGAGGAGCGGAGCGGAGCCGATCCCCGGGACATCACCGACCCCTGCCCGTCGGAGCCAG cccccgaCGGCGGCTGGCTCAGCGCAGACGAGTCCTCGGGCTACGAGAGCGAGAGCGCAGGAGGGGAGCGCGGCGGGGGCCgcgggcggcagcggcgggCGCGCACCGCCTTCACCTCGGAGCAGGTCTGCCGCCTGGAGAAAACCTTCCAGCGCCACAAGTACCTGGGCGCCACGGAGCGGAGGAAGCTGGCGGCTGCCTTGCAGCTCTCGGAGATCCAG aTTAAGACCTGGTTTCAGAACCGGAGGATGAAACTGAAGAGACAGATACAGGACCACCAGCACAGCCTCGTGTCCCCTGTTCCAGTCCTCAGCTACCCGGGGACCTCACCAGCTCTGTTTCAGGATGGTCTCCACTACCCCTTTGCTGCCCAGCACCAGAGACTCCTGCCTTTTACCCCGATGCCTGCTGTGCAGTTCAGCTTCTCCTTTCCCAGATATGACGCACCACAAAGCACCTACCACTTTATGGCAAATGAACTGCCCTACTACCATCAACACCTTCTTCCTCATCCTTCTTTCCATCCAGTTATGCAGAACAAAATGGACAGGCAATACCACCCTGTATATGCATTATAg
- the LOC107206615 gene encoding homeobox protein vex1-like — protein sequence MFAPAAGAAPVRAGRAGDMEKGPFSVEWLAQSSLGGAREMPGESRPCPLGPPAQRRARRFRSPRAGRGHHCVTARGARGPPREGSPEGSPLQTSPCVPAELPREPERRSPGHEAVAAGAAPGRSRTKFSAAQLQELERSFREQRYIGAGEKRRLAAVLNLSQSQIKTWFQNRRMKFKRQTQDARIEALFSGLFLPYHYSDTATSSYPHGVDVSVSATAAVSLHPAVPNPTLLPSVPAQSLQPVLPSPALLLPPGPGLSCYSSVLPAVTLTTEFIKD from the exons ATGTTTGCCCCGGCGGCCGGGGCGGCTCCAGTGAGGGccggcagggctggggacatggAGAAGGGGCCCTTCTCGGTGGAGTGGCTGGCCCAGAGCAGCCTCGGCGGAGCCAGGGAGATGCCCGGTGAGTCCCGGCCGTGCCCTCTGGGTCCCCCCGCACAGCGGCGGGCGCGGCGCTTTCGGTCACCGCGGGCGGGGCGCGGCCACCACTGTGTCACCGCCCGCGGGGCCCGGGGCCCGCCGAGGGAAGGGTCCCCCGAAGGGTCCCCCCTTCAGACGTCCCCATGTGTCCCCGCAGAGCTGCCCCGGGAGCCGGAGCGCCGCAGCCCCGGGCACGAAGCGGTGGCGGCGGGGGCCGCGCCCGGGCGCTCCCGCACCAAGTTCTCGGCAGcgcagctgcaggagctggagcgCAGCTTCCGCGAGCAGCGCTACATCGGAGCCGGGGAGAAACGGCGCTTGGCCGCCGTGCTGAACCTCTCCCAGAGCCAG ATAAAAACATGGTTTCAGAATCGTCGTATGAAGTTCAAACGCCAGACTCAAGATGCCAGGATCGAAGCTCTTTTCTCGGGCTTGTTTCTGCCCTATCATTACTCAGACACGGCTACATCCAGCTATCCTCATGGGGTGGATGTCAGTGTCTCTGCTACCGCTGCTGTTTCCCTTCACCCAGCTGTGCCAAACCCTACATTGTTACCTTCTGTTCCAGCTCAGTCTCTTCAGCCAGTTTTGCCAAGTCCAGCTTTACTATTGCCTCCCGGGCCAGGATTATCTTGTTACTCTTCTGTGCTTCCAGCAGTGACTCTAACCACTGAATTCATAAAAGACTGA